The genomic window TAAATATATTTTGTAATTCATTATTTTTTATTTATTAAATTATACTGTTTTATATACTTTAATTGCCTTTCTATTTACAATTGACGAATGAATGGTGATATTTTATTGATTGGTTTTGATTATTATACAAAACTAAAATTGTGTCATAATACATAAAAAACAATTTTCTGAGCTGCCCTTTAATAAGCTATTGTTCTAATTCGATTTTATTACTCTCTACTTTACCTGTAAATAATCTATACTTCTTTAATGCTTTTTTTTGATCTTGAGTAAGGAAGCCATAAACCGCTTTATCAACATCAAAAGTAAGTTGGGCTGTATATTTTTTTTCTTTTTCAAGTAAATAGAAATATTCTATCTCATTTTCCTGATTTGTGATATTCCGCAGATTAAATACTACTGAAAATCTAATAATTTCTTTGGGTTTCATAAAAATTAACTTACTCATAATATAATAGTTAATCTCAGCAATAAATTTTTGTTTTATTTTATTTCGGTTTTGCCAATTTTTAATTTTAACATCATATTCTTTTTGATTAGAAATACTTGTAACTTTTTTTTCATAACTCATATCCCCCCAATATGGTAAGCTTAATTCTGTTTCTACTCTGTCCCAAGTTTTATTATCATAAATATTAAGTGTAAGAGCGAAAAAAGGATGATCCTTACTCCAATTACCTTTTGTTATTTTTTGGCTGTCACTAAAATAAGCCTGCAGAGAAGCGTTATTAATTGGAAATGCGATACTCTCATTACCCTCATTAAAAATAATAATATCTGCATTTTTCATATCTTTATTCAAACTCCATTCGATTTTTATTTGTGATATTAAATTGCATGAAAATAAAAGTAAAATAATACGAATAATTGATTTCATTTATTTATAGATTAAATTGTATTGCTTTTTATATTCTAATTTTCTAGCTATATTTAGTTCATTTATAAAAGGTAATAATTGATTAATAGTACTTTGTTCATAAATTCCTGTTTTAGGACCATAATAATACTGAGCACTTTCAAAGCCATTAAGTCCTTGCAATTTCGTATTTCCCATTTTCATTTCCCAACCTAATCCCGTAGACTCTTTAAAGAATTTAAATGATTTATTAAATGGAATACTATCCTTGCTAAAATGTGTAATTTCACTAAACTTATCTTGAAAAAATACATTATCAAATACATGGTTCATTTCGTGTCCTAATGTAAATGCATAGAATAATATATTTTTAATTTTACCCATATTAAGATAAACGACATCCTTCACAGTTTCTGCCGGTTGTTTTAAATTATTATCTTCCATAAACCTTGATTTAGTTATTTTTAATAACTCGTTTAAAGAAGGTACTTTTTCAAGTAAAGAATATAAATCGCTATATTTTGCATCAGTATTAGCTGGATCATCCCAACCAGCAATTTTCAGTTGTTGCCAAATACTTAAGACACCTATCCCTTGCTCATAAGACTCAATACTACCATTCATGACAACACCTGCAGCGTTCATTAATTGCCCAAAGGTTAATCCACCACCACCGCCGCCACTACTAGCTCCTGTATTAAAAGGCATACCATCTCCTAAAAATGATGTGAACGATCCAAATCTATTATAACTCATTTGGTTGAGCTGGTTGATAATCCCAATATTTTCCACCCCGAAAAGATCATACTCCGGTCCCATGTACATCGCCTTTCTTCCGTCAGGATCAATAAACATCACAGGATTATTCAATGCATAATTGTAAGGCGTAACTTTTGTCGTAGTTTCAGCTAAGGGATCGATAACGCCCCATCTTCCAATGTCGCTCATATACATCCTTGCCCCGAAATCATTCCAGCCGGTTTCCTGCTGTAATTCTTTACCAGAATATTCATATTGATATGAAGGGTTTCCTAAAGTTTGGTTATACCCCTGGTGTTTTAACCCAAAAGGATAATAGTTATTTTCTTCAATGATCTCTGTTCCTGAGCCATTCTTGGTATAGCTCAACCTCACATTTCCTAAATGATCTGTATAGCTGTAAATATACTTGTTTTTTTCAAAATCATAATAGCCTTCCGAAGTCGGGACAAATTTCAATATATAGACAGGTGTTGGATTTGCTAATGTAGAATTAGCTTCATATTGAAATCCATCCAGATAATCTGTCGTAGCTGAAGCTAAATACTCATTTGTTCCGTCCTTATACTGATAGTCTTTTCTAAGCTTATTTCCGTCTGCATCATAGATATAGGTTGTATTAACATATCTTGCACCACCTCGGCTTGCTACAGACTGGTTAAACTTTACATAATCTGGAAGATTCAGGAAATTATAATCAATCTGTAATATCCCTTTATCGAGATGATCTTTCATGTTTCCGTTGTCGTCATAGGCAATGGTGTTTCCTGATACATCGGGATAGCCATTGTAATCTGCAGAAGCATCTGTTACGGAGTTCAGCCTGTTCCCGGTATAGCTGTAAGAAAGGTTGTCGATAAGGGCTAAGGCATTCAGGGCATTTTTTCCGTTTCTCTGTAATGCAGTAATGTTTCCGCCCAGATCGTAGGTTGCCGTTTCGTTATAAAACCCGTTTTGAGGAACCGAAGCATTGGGTTCGGTAAACGTTCCCGAAGTCATCCTGTTAAGGGCATCGTACTGATAGGAGTATTTTCTCAGTACCTGATCACTGGCTGTTCTCCACAGCACTTCTGCAATATTGCCGGTTCTTTTTCCTGTCTCGGTACCTGCCGGAAGATAATATTTCAGCTCATATCCGAATAATTTTCCTGTAGCGGAAGGGTCATTCACTTTCGTAAGAGCTCCTCTGATATTGTAAGTATAATCGATGCTTTGCAGGTTGTTTCCTACGGTTTTATTGGAAAGCTGGGAAAGCTCGTTATAGCTATTCTCCGCCAAAAGCTCCGGTAAGCCGCCATCTACCGTATGCCATTGTTTTTTCAGACGGTTTTGGGCATCGTATTCAAAATTCCGGGTAATTACCTTTTCGGTATCCGAAGACAGCCTTTTGTGATAAGCTTTGGTCTGTAGCACCACTCCGGCAAAATCAAGCTCAGTTTCCGTTCTGGTAGAACCTCCCAAATGATTAATAGAGTGGGTACCGATGGCTCTTGCTTTTTCATCATACCAGATATAATTTTTCGTCCAGTTATCGTCCTCAATATTCTTTACATAAGAAGCTGTGGGCAGGTTTTTGGTATTGATATTCTGCGACAGATCATCCCCGATGGTATTTTTTCCGAATACCTGGGAAGGTCTTGCGACACTGCCTGCTGGATAGGTATCGTAATAGTTGATGCTCAGAATTTTGGTAAATGAGGTAGGAAACACGGTATTGGTGTAGTAAGCGGTTAGTCCCGAAGCATTAAAGCCTCCTGCATTTCTGCTTTCTGTCTGTACCGTTACAGCATTCATCGTATTCTGTTCGGTTTCTCTTCCTGCATTTCCGTAGTATTGAGAGCCTGTATAAATTCCGGTATATACCACGCGTCCGAACTGATCGTATTTGGTGAAAAGCCATTGTTTGGAAGCTCCCATATTGGCATCCTGCGACATTACCATTCTGCTCATTTTATCATACACAAAATACTCCCAGTCTTTTCCCGGTAATTTTTTGGCTACCTGCCTGCTTTTGCTGTCATATTTATACTGGTAGCACAGGGTATTAAGAGCGATTTGATCTAATGCAGCAGTAGAGGCAAGCGGCGGAATCACAAAAGCCAGGTGATCATATTTGTTATACACATAATAGGTCTCTGTATTTCCTTTTCTCACCATAAGGGTTTGCCCCTTTCCGTTTTTAAATTCGGAAGTAGTGTTCCCGTCTTCATCGGTTACGGAATTTTTCATCAACTGTCCTGCTGCAAAAGTTCCGTCCTGGCTCATGGTTTCTGCAGTAGCTCCGTTCTGCCATGAAGTGGTTACGGTATATTTTTTCACTTCTCCTGAAGCGTTCATCTCATAGCCAAAAGTAATGGGATGCCCCTGGAAATCGGTTCCCGGTTTGGTTTGCGAAAGCGGTCTTCCTGTTGGCGAGCTTTCGACTACAGATTCGGAATAGAAATACTGATCTGTACCATAGCTTTGTGATGCATTGGATTTCGGGTCGGTATAGATCGCTCCGTTTTGGGTTCCCGACTGGGGAATCGGAAGATAGGATCTTAGCTGTCTTCCAAAATTATCATATTCGGAAGGAATTACAATATCTTTCTGTGCAGGGGTTGCTTTGATGTTGATGGTCTGCTTTATTCTTCCCAATCCGTCAGAATATTGCACTGTTTCGGTTTTTTTACTACAGTCTTCATTCAGACAGTTTTTGGTGTAAATATAATTTTCACCTGTTGAGAGACTGGTTGTCTGCGCAGAAATAACAACCCCAAACAAAAGGCTGAATAGTGAAAGTCTGT from Chryseobacterium camelliae includes these protein-coding regions:
- a CDS encoding DUF6443 domain-containing protein; this translates as MKNRLSLFSLLFGVVISAQTTSLSTGENYIYTKNCLNEDCSKKTETVQYSDGLGRIKQTINIKATPAQKDIVIPSEYDNFGRQLRSYLPIPQSGTQNGAIYTDPKSNASQSYGTDQYFYSESVVESSPTGRPLSQTKPGTDFQGHPITFGYEMNASGEVKKYTVTTSWQNGATAETMSQDGTFAAGQLMKNSVTDEDGNTTSEFKNGKGQTLMVRKGNTETYYVYNKYDHLAFVIPPLASTAALDQIALNTLCYQYKYDSKSRQVAKKLPGKDWEYFVYDKMSRMVMSQDANMGASKQWLFTKYDQFGRVVYTGIYTGSQYYGNAGRETEQNTMNAVTVQTESRNAGGFNASGLTAYYTNTVFPTSFTKILSINYYDTYPAGSVARPSQVFGKNTIGDDLSQNINTKNLPTASYVKNIEDDNWTKNYIWYDEKARAIGTHSINHLGGSTRTETELDFAGVVLQTKAYHKRLSSDTEKVITRNFEYDAQNRLKKQWHTVDGGLPELLAENSYNELSQLSNKTVGNNLQSIDYTYNIRGALTKVNDPSATGKLFGYELKYYLPAGTETGKRTGNIAEVLWRTASDQVLRKYSYQYDALNRMTSGTFTEPNASVPQNGFYNETATYDLGGNITALQRNGKNALNALALIDNLSYSYTGNRLNSVTDASADYNGYPDVSGNTIAYDDNGNMKDHLDKGILQIDYNFLNLPDYVKFNQSVASRGGARYVNTTYIYDADGNKLRKDYQYKDGTNEYLASATTDYLDGFQYEANSTLANPTPVYILKFVPTSEGYYDFEKNKYIYSYTDHLGNVRLSYTKNGSGTEIIEENNYYPFGLKHQGYNQTLGNPSYQYEYSGKELQQETGWNDFGARMYMSDIGRWGVIDPLAETTTKVTPYNYALNNPVMFIDPDGRKAMYMGPEYDLFGVENIGIINQLNQMSYNRFGSFTSFLGDGMPFNTGASSGGGGGGLTFGQLMNAAGVVMNGSIESYEQGIGVLSIWQQLKIAGWDDPANTDAKYSDLYSLLEKVPSLNELLKITKSRFMEDNNLKQPAETVKDVVYLNMGKIKNILFYAFTLGHEMNHVFDNVFFQDKFSEITHFSKDSIPFNKSFKFFKESTGLGWEMKMGNTKLQGLNGFESAQYYYGPKTGIYEQSTINQLLPFINELNIARKLEYKKQYNLIYK